The following DNA comes from Streptomyces sp. Ag109_O5-10.
CCGCAGGACACCCCGGTGGAATCCCACGGCAGCCTCCGGTGTTCCTCCCGTATACGGTTCTCCCTCCGGCCTGCAGGCGATGACATGGCCCAGGATCGCTACCATGGGCACTCCGGAGCCTGACCGGGGGACCCGGATCGCGCACGAGGAGTCCTCTTGCCAGACGAGGCCCAGCCACTGACAGCCGCCAAGCCCGAGCCCGCCTCGGCGCCCGCGGCCAAGCCCGCGCCGAACGTGTCGCAGACGAAGAACGACACCCATGGGCCGGTCGAGCACGCCCAGTCCGCGCCGGTCGAGAAGTCGGCCGAGACCTCGCGCCCGAAGCCGGCCCCGCCCGAGCGCCCCGAGTCCCGCCCCAACAGCGGCCAGCCCGCCCGCTCCGGCTCCTCCAACCGCGTCCGTGCGCGCCTGGCCCGCCTCGGCGTGCAGCGCGCGAACCCGTACAACCCGGTCCTGGAGCCACTGCTGCGCATAGTCCGCAGCAACGACCCCAAGATCGAGAACGCCACGCTCCGCCAGATCGAGCGCGCCTACCAGGTCGCCGAGCGCTGGCACCGCGGCCAGAAGCGCAAGAGCGGCGACCCGTACATCACCCACCCGCTCGCGGTGACCACGATCCTCGCCGAGCTGGGCATGGACCCGGCGACCCTGATGGCGGGCCTGCTGCACGACACCGTCGAGGACACCGAGTACGGCCTGGAGGACCTGCGCCGCGACTTCGGCGACGTCGTCGCGCTGCTCGTCGACGGCGTGACCAAACTGGACAAGGTCAAGTTCGGCGAGGCCGCGCAGGCCGAGACCGTGCGCAAGATGGTCGTCGCCATGGCCAAGGACCCGCGCGTCCTGGTCATCAAGCTCGCCGACCGCCTGCACAACATGCGCACCATGCGCTACCTCAAGCGCGAGAAACAGGAGAAGAAGGCGCGCGAGACCCTGGAGATCTACGCGCCGCTCGCCCACCGGCTGGGCATGAACACCATCAAGTGGGAGCTGGAGGACCTCGCGTTCGCGATCCTCTACCCCAAGATGTACGACGAGATCGTCCGCCTGGTCGCCGAGCGCGCTCCCAAGCGCGACGAGTACCTGGCGATAGTGACCGACGAGGTCCAGGCCGACCTGCGCGCCGCCCGCATCAAGGCGACCGTCACCGGCCGCCCGAAGCACTACTACAGCGTCTACCAGAAGATGATCGTCCGCGGCCGGGACTTCGCGGAGATCTACGACCTGGTGGGCATCCGCGTCCTGGTGGACACCGTCCGCGACTGCTACGCGGCCCTGGGCACCGTCCACGCGCGCTGGAACCCGGTTCCGGGGCGCTTCAAGGACTACATCGCGATGCCCAAGTTCAACATGTACCAGTCGCTGCACACGACGGTCATCGGCCCCAACGGCAAGCCCGTCGAACTCCAGATCCGCACGTTCGACATGCACCGTCGCGCCGAGTACGGCATCGCGGCGCACTGGAAGTACAAGCAGGAGGCCGTGGCCGGCGCCTCCAAGGTCCGTAGCGACGTGCCCAAGTCGTCCGGCAAGGGCAAGGACGACCACCTCAACGACATGGCGTGGCTGCGGCAGTTGCTGGACTGGCAGAAGGAGACCGAGGACCCCAGCGAGTTCCTGGAGTCCCTGCGCTTCGACCTGTCCCGCAACGAGGTCTTCGTCTTCACGCCCAAGGGCGACGTCATAGCGCTCCCGGCCGGTGCCACCCCGGTCGACTTCGCGTACGCGGTCCACACCGAGGTCGGCCACCGCACGATAGGCGCCAGGGTCAACGGCCGCCTCGTCCCGCTCGAATCGACGCTGGACAACGGCGACCTGGTCGAGGTCTTCACCTCCAAGGCCACCGGTGCCGGACCGTCCCGGGACTGGCTCGGCTTCGTCAAGTCCCCGCGGGCCCGCAACAAGATCCGCGGCTGGTTCTCCAAGGAGCGCCGGGACGAGGCGATCGAGCAGGGCAAGGACGCCATCGTCCGCGCGATGCGCAAGCAGAACCTGCCGATCCAGCGCATCCTCACCGGTGACTCGCTGGTGACGCTGGCGCACGAGATGCGCTACCCGGACATCTCCTCGCTGTACGCGGCGATCGGCGAGGGTCATGTGGCCGCGCAGAACGTCGTGCAGAAGCTGGTGCAGGCGCTCGGCGGCGAGGAGGCGGCCACCGAGGAGATGGACGAGGCGGTCCCGCCGACCCGCGGCCGCCGCAGCAAGCGGCGCAGCAGCCAGGACCCCGGTGTGGTCGTGAAGGGCGTCGACGACGTCTGGGTCAAGCTGGCCCGCTGCTGCACCCCCGTGCCCGGCGACCCGATCATCGGCTTCGTCACGCGCGGCAGCGGGGTCTCGGTGCACCGCAGCGACTGCGTCAACGTCGAGTCACTGTCCCGCGAGCCCGAGCGCATCCTCGACGTCGAGTGGGCGCCCACCCAGTCCTCGGTCTTCCTGGTCGCCATCCAGGTCGAGGCCCTGGACCGCTCCCGGCTCCTCTCCGACGTCACCCGCGTCCTGTCCGACCAGCACGTCAACATCCTCTCCGCGGCCGTCCAGACCTCCCGCGACCGGGTGGCCACCTCCCGCTTCACCTTCGAGATGGGCGACCCCAAGCACCTGGGCCACGTCCTGAAGGCCGTACGGGGCGTGGAGGGCGTGTACGACGTCTACCGGGTCACCTCGGCGCGCAACCGTTCCTAGCGGCGGTCAGGCACACGACGAGAGGGGCCCCGTACGCCGCGTACGGGGCCCCTCTCGTCGTGTGTCCTGTCCGGCTAGCCGCCGAACTCCTGGAGGCCCTTCAGAGCCTGGTCCAGGAGCGCCTGGCGGCCTTCCAGCTCACGCTCCAGCTTCTCCGCCTTCGACGCGTTGCCCTGGGCGCGGGCCTGGTCGATCTGCGTCCGCAGCTTGTCGACGGCGGCCTGCAGCTGGCCGGTCAGGCCCGCGGCACGCGCGCGTGCCTCCGGGTTGGTCCGGCGCCACTCGGCCTCCTCGGCCTCCTGGATGGCCCGGTCGACCGTGTGCATCCGGCCCTCGACCTTCGGCCGCGCGTCGCGCGGCACGTGGCCGATGGCCTCCCACCGCTCGTTGATCGAGCGGAAGGCGGACCGAGCGGACTTCAGGTCCGTGATCGGCAGGAGCTTCTCGGCCTCGGCGGCCAGCTCCTCCTTCAGCTTCAGGTTCTCCGTCTGCTCCGCGTCCCGCTCCGCGAAGGCGGAACCGCGCGCCGCGAAGAACACGTCCTGGGCGCCGCGGAAGCGGTTCCACAGGTCGTCCTCGTGCTCGCGCTGGGCCCGGCCCGCGGCCTTCCACTCGGCCATCAGCTCGCGGTAGCGCGCGGCCGTCGGACCCCAGTCCGTCGAGTCCGACAGCGCCTCCGCCTCGGCGACCAGCTTCTCCTTGACCTTGCGGGCGTCCTCGCGTTGGGCGTCGAGCTGCGCGAAGTGCGCCTTGCGACGCTTGGAGAACGCCGACCGGGCGTGCGAGAAGCGGTGCCACAGCTCGTCGTCCGACTTGCGGTCCAGGCGCGGCAGGCCCTTCCAGGTGTCCACCAGGGACCGCAGCCGCTCACCGGCCGCCCGCCACTGGTCGGACTGTGCCAGCTGCTCCGCCTCGGTGACCAGGTCCTCCTTGGCCTGACGGGCCTCGTCGGACTGCTTGGCACGCTGCGCCTTGCGCTCCTCGCGGCGCGAGTCCACGGTCTTCACCAGCTCGCCCAGCCGGGTGCGCAGCGCCTCCAGGTCACCGACCGCGTGGTGCGCCTCCACCTGCTCGCGCAGGTGGTCGATGGCGGCCTGGGCGTCCTTCGCGGACAGGTCGGTGGTCTGTACTCGCTTTTCGAGGAGGCCGATCTCGACAACCAGGCCCTCGTACTTGCGCTCGAAGTAGGCCAGCGCCTCCTCAGGGGAGCCGGCCTGCCAGGACCCGACGACCTGCTCGCCGTCGGCCGTACGCACGTACACGGTCCCCGTCTCGTCGACGCGGCCCCACGGGTCGCTGCTCACAGCGCCTCCTCCACATGATGCCCGCGAGGGGCCTCAGCGCCCCCGGGCATCGTCCACAGTTTCGTCACGGCCAACATAGGCGACCGGCGGGTTGCCTGTCCGCATCCCGCGCGACCGAAATTTCGCAGTTCGTGGTCAGGATTTCGTGACCGTGGCCTTGTTGATCACGACCGTCGCGTTCGGGGCTCCGTCACCCTGTCCCGTGGTCTCACCGGCGGCGGCGATCTTCTTGAGGATCTTCATCCCGGCCGCGTCGACCGTGCCGAACGGGGCGTAGCTGGGCGGCAACTGGCTGTCCTGGTAGACGAGGAAGAACTGGCTGCCACCGGTGTGCTTCTGGCCCGTGTTGGCCATCGCGACCGTACCCGCCGGGTAGATGCCGCCCTTGAGGCTCGTGTCCTTCAGGTTCTCGTCGGGGATCGTGTATCCGGGACCGCCGCTTCCGGTCCCCGTGGGGTCGCCGCACTGCAGCACGTAGATGCCGTTGGTGGTGAGCCGGTGGCACTTGCTGTGGTCGAAGTAGCCCTTCGACGCGAGGAAGTCGAACGAGTTCACGGTGTGCGGAGCCGCCGACGTCTTCATCGCGATGCCGATGTCGCCGCAGGTCGTCGACAGCGTCATCGTGTACTTCGCCGACGCGTCGATCGTCATCGCCGGCTCCTTCTTCCAGCTCATCTTCTTCACCGAGCCGGCCGCGGCCTTCTCGCACGGGTCCGGTGCCTTGCTGGCGCTGGGCACGGCGCTCGGCGTCGTCTCCGAGCCGGCGTTCACCTTGTCGTCCTTCTTGAACGCACCGGTCGTGTACAGCGTGACGCCGACGATCACGAGCACGCCGAGTGTTGACGCGATCACGGAGTTGCGCATGCGTGTTCTGCGTCGTGCGCTGGTACGCCGCTGCTGCTGCCGCAAGAACTTCTCCCGGGCGAGCTGACGCCGCCGCTGCTCCTGGCTGACCACCGGGTTCTCTCCTCATGCGTGTCGTATGTCGACCGGTACGCGTGCGTCCTGTGCGCTGTGTGAGCCGACCACTGCGTGTAGCCCCGTACCGTATATGGGTTCGCTGAGGAAACGGCAGCGCCGGTAGGCTCTGGACCACAGCTTGCAGCCACCCGAATCGACACAACGAAGGACGATCGTGCTCATTGCCGGGTTCCCCGCCGGGGCCTGGGGGACGAACTGTTATCTCGTCGCCCCCGCCGCCGGTGAGGAGTGCGTGATCATCGACCCCGGCCACCAGGCCGCCGAAGGCGTCGAGGAAGCACTGCGGAAGCATCGGCTCAAGCCCGTCGCCGTCGTCCTCACCCACGGCCACATCGACCACGTCGCCTCGGTCGTCCCCGTCTGCGGAGCGCACGACGTACCGGCCTGGATCCACCCCGAGGACCGGTACATGCTGAGCGACCCCGAGAAGGCGCTCGGCCGGTCCATCGGCATGCCGCTGATGGGCGAGCTGACCGTGGGGGAGCCGGACGACGTCCTCGAACTGGCCGACGGCGCCAAGCTGGAGCTGGCCGGACTCGAGTTCTCCGTCGCGCACGCGCCGGGCCATACCAGGGGGTCGGTGACCTTCCAGATGCCGGAGACGGCCGACGTCCCGTCGGTCTTCTTCTCGGGCGATCTGCTCTTCGCCGGCTCCATCGGACGCACGGACCTGCCGGGCGGTTCCATGGACGACATGCTGGCCTCGCTGGCCCGTGTCTGCCTGCCGCTCGACGACTCCACCGTGGTGCTGTCCGGCCACGGCCCCCAGACGACCATCGGCCAGGAGCGCGCCACCAACGCCTACTTGCGGCAGGTGGCCGCCGGCCAGGGAGCGCAAGCCGACGCTCCCCGACGAGGAATGTGACGAGAACTTCCGTGAGCACCTTTCAGGCCCCCAAGGGCACGTACGACCTGATCCCGCCCCGGTCCGCGAAGTTCCTCGCGGTGCGCGAGGCGATCGCCGGACCGTTGCGGAACTCCGGCTATGGCTTCATCGAGACGCCCGGCTTCGAGAACGTCGAGCTGTTCGCACGCGGTGTCGGCGAGTCGACCGACATCGTGACCAAGGAGATGTACGCCTTCGAGACAAAGGGCGGCGACAGGCTGGCCCTGCGGCCCGAAGGCACCGCCTCGGTCCTGCGCGCCGCTCTGGAGGCGAACCTGCACCGGCAGGGCAACCTTCCGGTCAAGCTCTGGTACTCCGGCTCGTACTACCGGTACGAGCAGCCGCAGGCAGGCCGCTACCGCCACTTCTCGCAGGTCGGTGCCGAGGCGATCGGCGCCGAGGACCCGGCCCTGGACGCCGAGCTGATCATCCTGGCCGACCAGGCGTACCGCTCGCTGGGCCTGCGGAACTTCCGCATCCTGCTCAACAGTCTGGGCGACAAGGAGTGCCGCCCGGTGTACCGCGCGGCGCTCCAGGACTTCCTGCGCGGCCTGGACCTGGACGAGGACACCCTCCGCCGCGCCGAGATCAACCCGCTGCGCGTCCTGGACGACAAGCGCGAGTCGGTCCAGAGGCAGCTCGGCGGCGCCCCCCTGCTGGGCGACTACCTCTGCGACGCCTGCAAGGCCTACCACGAGGAGGTCCGCGAGCTGATCACGGCGGCGGGCGTCGCCTTCGAGGACGACCCGAAGCTGGTCCGCGGCCTGGACTACTACACCCGCACGACCTTCGAGTTCGTCCACGACGGCCTGGGCTCCCAGTCCGCGGTGGGCGGCGGCGGCCGCTACGACGGCCTCTCCGAGATGATCGGCGGCCCCGCGCTGCCGTCCGTCGGCTGGGCCCTGGGCGTCGACCGCACGGTGCTGGCGCTGGAGGCCGAGGGTGTCGAACTCGACATCCCGTCCGCCACCAGCGTGTTCGCGGTGCCGCTCGGCGAGGAGGCGCGGCGCGTGCTCTTCGCGAAGGTCACGGAGCTGCGCCGGGTGGGCATCGCGGCGGACTTCTCCTACGGCGCCAAGGGCCTCAAGGGCGCCATGAAGAACGCCAACCGCAGCGGTGCCCGCTACGCGATCGTCGCCGGCGAACGGGACCTCGCCGAGGGCGTCGTCCAGTTGAAGGACATGGAGTCCGGCGAGCAGTCGGCGGTGGGCGTCAACGAGATCGTGGCGGAGCTGGAGTCGAGGCTCGGCTGACGGGCCGGGTAGCCGGCGCCCCTGCCATCGGCCGGTCGACTCGTCGCAGAACCAACGCAGTTGACCGGCACGGTAAACCCTTGTCGATCTCTCCGAGTGGGTGTGCGCGGCATTCGTACGCTGCGCGCAAGCCGGTCGTCGGCTCGTCCGGGAGCGGGAGCAGGAGCTCGGGGCCGCCGAGCACGGCGAGCGCCACGTCCAGGCGGCGGCGCCGGCCGCGCGAGAAGCCTTGATCCGGCTGTCCGCCTTGGGATCAGTGCGCGAATCACCGGACCGTCAACTCGGCGGGCGCCGATTCGTCCTGCCGGGCGATGCCCACCCGGGATCGCCCCGCGCGCGTGCCCGCCGCCGGGTCCGAGCAGGCCGAACCCTCGCCCCGCCGGATGCCCAGGTCGATGCCGTCCACCGGGGTCACGGGGGTCACGCCGCCGTACCGCCTGCGCAGCCCGCGGACGCGCACCGCGCGTTCGTTTCCGTGTGCTGTCATGGCTCCGAGCATCGGCCGGAACCGAGCTTTTCGGGGCGTCCGTGCGTACTTCCTTATGTCCACCGAACGGTGGAGAGGGTGCCTCGTGCGGCACAATGGCCCCTGCCCGAAGAAGTTCCAACTCTCAAACACACGGAATCGGCGTGATGAGCAAGACGACAGTCAAGGACGTCTCCACCGAGCCCGAGCCCGAGCACGCCTCCGCGGCGCAGCGCACCGAGGGCGGCAGTCTCGCCTTCGCGCTGCTGCTGATCATCACCGGCGCCGCGGGCCTGCTGGCCGCCTGGGTCATCACGATCGACAAGTTCAAGCTGCTGGAAGCCAAGGTCGAGGGCAAGACCTTCACCCCCGGGTGCAGCCTCAACCCGGTGGTCTCCTGCGGCAGCGTCATGGAGTCCAAGCAGGCCGCCGCCTTCGGCTTCCCGAACCCGATGCTCGGCCTGGTCTGCTACGGCATCGTCATCTGCGTCGGCATGAGCCTGCTGGCCCGCGCCCGCTTCCCGCGCTGGTACTGGCTGACCTTCAACTTCGGCACGCTCTTCGGCGTGGGCTTCTGCACCTGGCTGCAGTTCCAGTCCCTGTACCGGATCAACGCGCTGTGCCTGTGGTGCTCGCTGGCCTGGGTCGCCACGATCACCATGTTCTGGTACGTGACCTCCTTCAACATCCGCAAGGGTTTCCTGCCGGCCCCGAACTGGCTGAAGTCGTTCTTCGGCGAGTTCACCTGGGTGCTGCCGGTCCTGCACATCGGCATCATCGGCATGCTCATCCTGACCCGCTGGTGGGACTTCTGGACCAGCTGACGACCGGGGCCACAGGCGGCCCGGGCCGGATTGTCAGTGCCGTGACTTAGGGTTTCAGCGTGGAACCCGACCTGTTCACCGCCGCCGCAGAAGAACGCCAGGAGAAGGACCCGACCGGGAGCCCCCTGGCGGTACGGATGCGCCCGCGCACCCTCGACGAGGTGGTGGGCCAGCAGCACCTGCTCAAGCCGGGATCCCCGCTGCGCAGACTGGTCGGCGCCGGTTCCGGCGGCCCGGCCGGACCGTCGTCCGTGATCCTCTGGGGGCCGCCCGGCACCGGCAAGACGACCCTCGCGTACGTCGTCTCCAAGGCGACCGACAAGCGGTTCGTGGAGCTCTCCGCGATCACCGCGGGCGTCAAGGAGGTCCGCGCGGTCATCGACGGCGCCCGCCGCGCCACCGGGGGATACGGCAAGGAGACCGTCCTCTTCCTGGACGAGATCCACCGCTTCAGCAAGGCCCAGCAGGACTCCCTGCTCCCGGCCGTCGAGAACCGCTGGGTCACCCTGATCGCCGCGACCACCGAGAACCCGTACTTCTCGGTGATCTCCCCGCTGCTCTCCCGCTCCCTGCTCCTCACCCTCGAACCGCTCACCGACGACGACGTCCGGGGCCTGCTGCGCCGGGCCCTCACCGATGAGCGGGGCCTCAAGGAGGCCGTCGCCCTCCCCGCGGACACCGAGGAGCACCTGCTGCGCATCGCCGGCGGCGACGCCCGCCGTGCCCTGACCGCCCTGGAGGCCGCCGCCGGGGCCGCCCTCGACAAGGGCGAGACGGAGATCGGCCTGGGCACCCTGGAGGAGGTCGTCGACCGGGCCGCGGTGAAGTACGACCGCGACGGCGACCAGCACTACGACGTCGCCAGCGCCCTGATCAAGTCCATCAGGGGCTCCGACGTGGACGCGGCCCTGCACTACCTGGCCCGCATGATCGAGGCCGGTGAGGACCCCCGCTTCATCGCCCGCCGCCTGATGATCTCGGCGAGCGAGGACATCGGCCTCGCCGACCCGAACGCCCTGCCCATAGCCGTGGCCGCCGCCCAGGCCGTCGCCATGATCGGCTTCCCCGAGGCCGCCCTCACCCTCAGCCACGCCACCATCGCCCTCGCGCTCGCCCCCAAGTCCAACTCCGCGACCACCGCGATCGGCGCCGCGCTGGCGGACGTCCGCGGAGGCCTGGCCGGCCAGGTGCCCCCGCACCTGCGCGACGGCCACTACAAGGGCGCGGCCAAGCTCGGGCACGCGCAGGGCTACGTCTACCCGCACGACCTGCCCGAGGGCATCGCCGAGCAGCAGTACGCCCCGGACACCGTCCGGGACCGCGAGTACTACACCCCGACCCGGCACGGCTCCGAGGCCCGGTACGCCGACGCGGTCGAGTGGACCAGGAAGCACCTCGGTCGCAGGCGGTCCTGAGCAGCCTGTAGACTTCCCCGAGCGCCGAGTCCCGCGCAGTCAGAGCGGGACAGCCGGCCGGAACCCCCGTCAGGGGGCTCCAGGAGCGTCGCGCACCGTCGAACGGTGTCGCGGGCAGCCCACCACCATCCATCGGGTCACAGACGATGGGACCGGTCGGTGGGCCACTCGCGTGCTGCACGTATGTGCCCAGACCAGGGGAGCGGCTGCCCACCAGACCCGGCAACGGGATCCGGAGGGTTTCCCCGGCTGCGGATTGCGACCTCCCTCAACCCTGACAAGCCGAATATCAGAAGGAAGAAAGAGACAGTGGCGAACCAGTCCCGCCCCAAGGTCAAGAAGTCGCGTGCCCTCGGCATCGCGCTGACCCCGAAGGCCGTCAAGTACTTCGAGGCCCGCCCCTACCCGCCGGGTGAGCACGGCCGTGGCCGCAAGCAGAACTCGGACTACAAGGTCCGTCTGCTGGAGAAGCAGCGTCTGCGCGCGCAGTACGACATCTCCGAGCGTCAGCTGGTCCGTGCCTACGAGCGTGCCTCCAAGGTGCAGGGCAAGACCGGTGAGGCCCTGATCGTCGAGCTGGAGCGCCGCCTCGACGCGCTGGTCCTGCGTTCGGGCATCGCCCGCACGATCTACCAGGCCCGCCAGATGGTCGTCCACGGCCACATCCAGGTCAACGGCCAGAAGACCGACAAGCCGTCCTTCCGGGTCCGCCCGGACGACGTCGTGCAGGTCCGCGACCGTTCCAAGGACAAGACGCTCTTCCAGATCGCCCGTGAGGGCGGCTTCGCCCCCGACGGCGAGACCCCCCGCTACCTGCAGGTGAACCTCAAGGCCCTGGCGTTCCGCCTGGACCGCGAGCCGAACCGCAAGGAAGTTCCGGTCATCTGCGACGAGCAGCTCGTCGTCGAGTACTACGCCCGCTGATCACCGGCCGGATGTAGCAGCTCAGCGTCAGCCCGCCGTCTCCCCGCCCTTCCGGGTGGGCGAGGCGGCGGGCTTCCGCATGCCGGCGCCGTCCGGTTGCCGCCGTACCGGCCCCCGGGGCGCGGGCAGTACGTCCACCGGACGCACGCCGAAGTACTCCAGCGCCCGGGCCACCGCCGCCTCCCGGTCCAGCAGTGCCCCCTGCCGTACGCACTCCGCGTACCGTTCGTCGCCCAGCGCCCGCCGGGCCGTCGCCTCGCACAGCTGGTGCGGGGCGTTGTAGTGCGCCGAGCCGAACAGCGGCAGGCCCACCGACGGCCACATGCGCCCGGCGGCGCCCTGCAGCACCGCCGCCTCCGCGGGATCACCCTGCGCCACCGTCACCAGGGCGAGCAGCTCGATCGCCAGCACCGAACCCAGCAGGTCCCGGAAACCGTGGGCGTGGACCAGGCAGTCGGTCAGCAGCTCCCGGGCCGCCGCGTGGTCGCCGTCCTGCCAGGCCGCGTACGCCAGCACGTACAGCGCGTACGAGCGGGCCCAGCGTTCGCCGTGGTCCTCGCACACCCGGCGCACGTCCTCGCACAGCCGCACCGCGTCCGCCAGATCGCCGCGGAACGCCCTGGTCATCGCCAGCTCGACCTGGCCCATCAGGACATTGCTGTTGAGCTCGCCGATCTCCTGGTAGCGGACCAGCGCCGAGCGCAGCAGCGTCTCGGCGCGCGCCATGTCGTCCGTGACCAGCGCCAGACAGCCCGTCCGGTGCTCCGCGTACGCCACCGCCGTCGGGTCGGCGGCCACCTCGGCCTCCGCACGGCACTCCCGGAGCGCGGCGAGGGCGGGCACCGCCTCGCCCTGGAGGATCGCCACGTAGCCCAGCACCCACAGCGCCTTCAGCCGGGACCGCGGATACTCCGAGTCCAGCTCCAGACTCCGCTCCAGCCAGCGCCGCCCCTCCGAGAGCCGCCCGCAGCCCGCCCAGCAGAACCACAGCGAGCCCGCCAGGTACTGCCCCAGGTGCGCCTCGTCCGGCTCGGTCAGGCAGCGGTCCAGGGCCGACCGCAGATTCGGCAGTTCGGCCTCGACCCGCGCGGCCACCTCGCCCTGCCGCGGCGAGAACCACTCCAGCTCGCACCAGGTCGCCAGCCCCATGAACCAGTCGCGGTGCCGGCGCCGCAGCCGCTCCGCGTCCCCCGCCGCCGCGAGCCAGTCCGCGCCGTACGCCCGCACGGTGTCGAGCATCCGGTAGCGCACGCCCGACCCCGTCTCCGCACGCGAGACCACCGACTGGGCGAGCAGCTCCGTCAGCACGTCCAGGACCTCCTCGGCCGCCAGCCCGTCCCCGCTGCACACGTACTCGGCGGCCTCCAGGTCGAAGGTCCCCGCGAACACCGACAGCCGGGCCCAGAGCAACCGCTCGGCGGGCGTGCACAGTTCGTGGCTCCAGCCGATCGCGGTGCGCAGCGTCCGGTGGCGGGGGAGCGCGTCCTGCCCGCCGCCGGTCAGCAGCCGGAACCGGTCG
Coding sequences within:
- a CDS encoding AAA family ATPase codes for the protein MRGPQRPGPSADGNLPLELTAFVGRAAELGELTRVLESSRLVTVTGPGGVGKSRLAARAAAGAAPRDGVWRVDLAPVRDPEFVDYAVVEALGLTDHTTRLPRETLVDQLAGRRILLLLDGVEHLVDACAGLVAGLLRQLPDLAVLAVGRRPLGVAGERLFPLGPLGADEAVELFAERAGRQGLQVRDCPEVREVCRRLDGIPLAVELAAGRLRALSPGQLLARLDDRFRLLTGGGQDALPRHRTLRTAIGWSHELCTPAERLLWARLSVFAGTFDLEAAEYVCSGDGLAAEEVLDVLTELLAQSVVSRAETGSGVRYRMLDTVRAYGADWLAAAGDAERLRRRHRDWFMGLATWCELEWFSPRQGEVAARVEAELPNLRSALDRCLTEPDEAHLGQYLAGSLWFCWAGCGRLSEGRRWLERSLELDSEYPRSRLKALWVLGYVAILQGEAVPALAALRECRAEAEVAADPTAVAYAEHRTGCLALVTDDMARAETLLRSALVRYQEIGELNSNVLMGQVELAMTRAFRGDLADAVRLCEDVRRVCEDHGERWARSYALYVLAYAAWQDGDHAAARELLTDCLVHAHGFRDLLGSVLAIELLALVTVAQGDPAEAAVLQGAAGRMWPSVGLPLFGSAHYNAPHQLCEATARRALGDERYAECVRQGALLDREAAVARALEYFGVRPVDVLPAPRGPVRRQPDGAGMRKPAASPTRKGGETAG